In a genomic window of Branchiostoma floridae strain S238N-H82 chromosome 19, Bfl_VNyyK, whole genome shotgun sequence:
- the LOC118407013 gene encoding zinc finger protein 486-like → MHDGSDQTSSDSETTSSSSSHETTENGTQQAEETSAAKRFKCPFDNCNYSSNWRRYYRNHLAYKHDAEEKPFACATCDYTAARRDHLELHELIHTDYRPRPYKCPHCDYAAMAKGTLATHIARHTGHKPFACGDCSYRAVTKSLLERHIQTHTGEKQFKCSECDFRTARSASLRSHMLKHTGEKPYVCEECGFRAAYRGCLQKHIMTHTGEKPFKCSHCDYRSAQMNAVKKHEAIHTGNKRYLCDQCGYRTSNTSNMTKHKMTHSGEKPYRCDACGYSSNNRSNLKTHMNQHNPDQS, encoded by the coding sequence ATGCACGACGGCAGCGATCAGACTTCCTCTGACAGTGAAACcacatcgtcatcatcatcacatgaaACCACAGAGAACGGTACACAACAAGCCGAGGAAACCAGCGCAGCGAAACGCTTCAAATGTCCCTTTGACAACTGCAACTACTCTAGCAACTGGAGGCGGTACTACAGGAACCATCTCGCCTACAAACACGACGCGGAGGAAAAACCGTTCGCCTGCGCCACCTGCGATTATACAGCCGCCAGGCGAGACCATCTGGAACTCCACGAACTCATTCACACTGACTACCGCCCCAGGCCGTACAAGTGCCCCCATTGTGACTATGCTGCCATGGCGAAAGGTACCCTAGCCACACACATAGCCAGACACACCGGACACAAACCGTTCGCTTGTGGAGACTGTAGTTACAGAGCTGTGACAAAATCGTTGTTGGAAAGACACATACAGACCCACACGGGCGAGAAACAGTTCAAGTGCTCTGAGTGCGACTTCAGAACAGCAAGATCGGCTTCATTGCGGTCTCACATGctgaaacacaccggtgagaaaccgtacgTTTGTGAGGAGTGCGGGTTTAGAGCGGCATACAGGGGATGTTTACAGAAGCATATCATGAcccacacgggtgagaaaccgttCAAGTGCTCCCACTGCGACTACCGTTCAGCACAAATGAATGCGGTAAAAAAGCACGAGGCCATCCACACCGGTAATAAGCGATACCTGTGTGACCAGTGCGGCTACAGGACGTCCAATACGTCCAACATGACCAAGCACAAGATGACACATAGcggagaaaagccctacaggtgtgatgCGTGTGGGTACAGCTCTAACAACCGCTCCAACCTCAAGACACACATGAACCAACACAATCCTGACCAAAGCTGA
- the LOC118406811 gene encoding zinc finger protein 239-like, whose product MQNGYVQPTPLGTTTQNCTDAQQAVKKRYKCPFDQCDYTCDRKRSYICHLANKHDVGEKPFACTKCDSKFGRREYLIKHELTHSDYRPRPHKCPHCDYAAMNKNTLATHIARHTDDRPYVCEECGYRAVTQSILNKHVQIHTGEKPFKCSECDYKARKRSQLNSHMLRHTGEKPYACEECGFRAARRKTLQMHIMTHTGEKPYKCPHCEYRCTVMAGVRKHVEAVHTGDKRHLCDQCGYRTANPSNMRTHKMIHTGEKPYKCDACGYRSNSRWNLKTHMKTHAKA is encoded by the coding sequence ATGCAGAACGGCTATGTGCAGCCTACACCTCTTGGTACAACAACACAGAACTGTACAGACGCACAACAAGCTGTAAAGAAGCGCTACAAGTGTCCGTTTGATCAGTGCGACTACACTTGTGACAGAAAGCGGTCCTATATATGCCATCTCGCCAACAAACACGACGTAGGAGAGAAACCGTTCGCTTGTACCAAGTGTGATTCTAAATTTGGTCGGCGAGAATACTTGATAAAGCATGAGCTGACTCACTCTGACTATCGCCCAAGGCCACACAAGTGTCCCCACTGCGACTATGCCGCTATGAACAAAAACACCCTCGCCACTCACATCGCCAGGCACACCGATGACCGACCCTACGTTTGTGAGGAATGCGGCTACAGGGCTGTGACACAATCAATCTTAAACAAACACGTACAGATACACACGGGAGAGAAACCGTTCAAGTGTTCCGAGTGCGATTACAAGGCAAGAAAGCGGTCCCAGCTGAATTCTCACATGTTAcgacacacaggtgagaaaccgtacgcTTGTGAGGAGTGCGGATTTAGAGCGGCACGCAGAAAAACTCTACAGATGCACATCATGACCCACACGGGCgagaaaccgtacaaatgtCCCCACTGCGAGTACCGGTGTACGGTTATGGCGGGTGTGAGGAAACACGTGGAGGCCGTCCACACGGGAGACAAACGACACCTGTGTGAccagtgcgggtacaggacagctaaccCGTCCAACATGCGCACACACAAGATgatacacacaggagagaagccatacaagtgtgacgCGTGTGGGTACAGGTCCAACAGCCGCTGGAATCTCAAAACCCATATGAAAACGCAcgctaaggcttag